The window AGCGGTGTATTGAGCGACTTGCCGTACTTCCGCTTCGTTGGCGTCCACAACCGTATGAGGCACAGCCTGCAACAAACTCTCGAACAGGGGCACGACGGTTGGGGCTTTAGCTTTCAGATTGCGCCTGACTTCTTCAAGGACAACCTCGCTTACCACCAGTTGGAGCACACTCATCTGGGCTAGACGGAACAACTCCCGAGATGCGCCAGTGGCTGAGTAGCTGGCAGCAAAGAAGACGCTGGCACCCTCATCGCTCTTCGGGCATCCCATAGCGTTCGCGGACGATATCGCCCCGAACCTCACGACCAGATTCGATCAGTTCTTCCAGGCTGATGCCACTGGCCCGAAGAGCCTCGCCGATGCGGTCGAGTGCTTCTGTCGCCACCACTTCCTGGGGGGCAATCAGGATACCTCGTTCCGTTTCCTTGAAAGAGACGAGGTCGCCTTCCTTGATCCCCAGTCGTAGACGCATGGGGGCGGGGATGGTGATCTGTCCTTTCTTCTGAACACGCGAAAGTGTCGTCGCTACTGTCACCTGGTCATCTCCTTTGGTTGTAGGAATGTATGACTTCATGATAGTTTCTTTTGCCTCTCATGTCAACAGCCCACTCCATCATCGCAGACTACGCGCTCGCCGACCGCTCCGCTAACAACACCTTCATCCTCTCCCCATCGCCGTCGGCCTCCTTGTAGGCAGCCGTCACGGCCGAATAGCCGTACTGCCGGGCCAGGGTGGCCAGCATGGGGATGAGTGTGCGGCTGTGCCATTCGTTGATCTCGGCGTTCGCCTTCAGCCCGCGCACACATCGCTCGGCAAAGACCGCCGCCCCGGTCTCGATCAGTTCCATCGATTCGAGCACGGCAAAGACCATGCTGCTCTCCCATACATTGAGGTCGAGTTCGCCGTGGTCGATGCCCGCCGTACACA of the Caldilineales bacterium genome contains:
- a CDS encoding PIN domain-containing protein, producing the protein MGCPKSDEGASVFFAASYSATGASRELFRLAQMSVLQLVVSEVVLEEVRRNLKAKAPTVVPLFESLLQAVPHTVVDANEAEVRQVAQYTAHKDAPIVAAAKAAKADCLVSLDRRHLVGVSEVARCSGLRIVLPGDLLERLKQGDWP
- a CDS encoding AbrB/MazE/SpoVT family DNA-binding domain-containing protein, producing MKSYIPTTKGDDQVTVATTLSRVQKKGQITIPAPMRLRLGIKEGDLVSFKETERGILIAPQEVVATEALDRIGEALRASGISLEELIESGREVRGDIVRERYGMPEER